The sequence AACCAAGTATTTATAACTCGATTCTATCTCCTGGGGAGTCAGGTAGGAGCTGTAGGCACACACGTACGAGAATTTATCCATGTTGCCAAAAGCCGCCCTGAGGGTCTGACCTCCGCCACGCGAAAAACCTCCAATTGCACGATTCTGGCTATTGGCCACTACACGGTAGTTCTTTTCAACATACGGGATGATGTTCTTCATCAAATCGTCTTCAAATTGTTTGGAGCGAACAACAGCCTCAGCACTCTCCCGTCCCATGGGATCACCGGGTTTCAAACCGCCTTTTTGGTCTGCTATCTGAGCTGCCACATTTCCATTGGGCATTACCAATATCATTGGATTTGCTTTTCCCTGAGCAATAAGATTGTCCAGAATCAAATTCGCACGACCCACTTTGAAGAATGTCTCTTCGGTATCAGTTGTACCACTGATAAGATAAAAAACAGGATATTTCTTTGTGGTGTTTTTTTCGTATCTCGGGGGAGTATACACAACCAGCGAACCGGTAGTTCCTTCTGCTGAGGGGTAATATTCGTAGGTTACGGTTCCGTGAGGGACATCCTGCATAGAATGGATGAGAGGCGAATCACCCGGCACATCGAGCAAACTTCCTTTGAAGCGTTCGTTCGGGAAATAGTATTCATTGGCAGGATCCATTACCTGAATTCCATCCACAATAAAATTGTACGGGTAAATATCCGGTTTTACAGGACCGATGGTTACGCTCCACATGCCGGAAGCATTCTTCGTCAAATTCACGGGAGCTTTCTCGCATTGAGCACTAATTTTAACGTCAGTAGCCGTATGCGAGTAATATTGAAAAGTGACCGTTTTGTCAGCATTGATTCTGTACGGAAAAGCCAGCGGGCCTCGCGGGGGCTGACATTGCACACCAACCGCAATGCCCAATGCTAACAACAGAAATATTAGTTTTGCAAAGTGTTTCATACATATTAGTTTTGTGAACTCATCCTGACTTCTCTTGCCTATGAAAATGAAAAATTCCATTCATTTCACAACGCCAAAGCCCCTTTTGGGGGCTGGAGGTCGAAAAGCAAAAAGTCAAGACGACTTCATTGCGTGATTCGCGTTTATTTGAATAGTTTTGGCATAATGGTGGATAAGAACAGTTTGCAGTTCATCCAGGTATGACCGCCTTCCGACGAAAAATATTCATATCGGATTCCTTTTTGGTCGAGCACTTTCATATACTCGTTCACAACCCGGAACGTGATATCTTCTTTCCCCACACCAAACCACAATAGTTTGATA comes from Paludibacter jiangxiensis and encodes:
- a CDS encoding esterase; protein product: MKHFAKLIFLLLALGIAVGVQCQPPRGPLAFPYRINADKTVTFQYYSHTATDVKISAQCEKAPVNLTKNASGMWSVTIGPVKPDIYPYNFIVDGIQVMDPANEYYFPNERFKGSLLDVPGDSPLIHSMQDVPHGTVTYEYYPSAEGTTGSLVVYTPPRYEKNTTKKYPVFYLISGTTDTEETFFKVGRANLILDNLIAQGKANPMILVMPNGNVAAQIADQKGGLKPGDPMGRESAEAVVRSKQFEDDLMKNIIPYVEKNYRVVANSQNRAIGGFSRGGGQTLRAAFGNMDKFSYVCAYSSYLTPQEIESSYKYLVDNPKRTNKMYKLLWVSVGNEDFLYKQTVEYMDYLKAKKINFKNLITTGGHTWMNVKTYLAATAPLLFK